Proteins from a single region of Shinella zoogloeoides:
- a CDS encoding CinA family protein, protein MSIWPDDIEDAARRIVADFTERKLMIATAESCTAGLIAGVITEIAGSSLVFDRGFVTYSNEAKREMIGVANATLKAHGAVSREVALEMAEGAIGNSGANISVAVTGIAGPGGGSEEKPVGLVHLAARKDGKSIHREMRYGDIGRSAVRLATVRTALEMLVEISAD, encoded by the coding sequence ATGAGCATCTGGCCAGACGATATCGAGGATGCCGCGCGCCGCATCGTCGCCGATTTCACCGAGCGCAAGCTGATGATCGCCACCGCCGAATCCTGCACCGCGGGGCTGATCGCCGGCGTCATCACCGAGATTGCCGGCTCCTCGCTGGTCTTCGACCGCGGCTTCGTCACCTATTCCAACGAGGCGAAGCGGGAAATGATCGGCGTTGCCAATGCGACGCTGAAGGCCCATGGCGCGGTCTCCCGCGAGGTCGCCCTGGAAATGGCGGAAGGCGCCATCGGAAATTCCGGCGCCAACATCTCCGTCGCCGTCACGGGCATTGCCGGCCCCGGCGGCGGCTCGGAGGAAAAACCTGTCGGCCTCGTTCATCTTGCCGCCCGAAAAGACGGCAAGAGCATTCACCGCGAAATGCGCTACGGCGATATCGGCCGCAGCGCCGTGCGGCTTGCTACCGTGCGCACGGCGCTGGAAATGCTGGTGGAGATATCAGCCGACTGA
- the ntrX gene encoding nitrogen assimilation response regulator NtrX: MASDILVVDDEEGIREIVSGILSDEGHETRTAFDSDSALAAISDRVPRLVFLDIWMQGSKLDGLALLDEIKSRHPDLPVVMISGHGNIETAVSAIRRGAYDFIEKPFKADRLILIAERALENSKLRREVTELKKRSGDPVELIGTSVAVSQLRQNIEKVSPTNSRIMILGPSGSGKELVARMIHRKSSRAGGPFVVLNAAAITPERMEIALFGTEGTPGQPRRTGALEEAHGGILYLDEIGEMPRETQNKILRVLVDQQFERVGGSKRVRVDVRIISSTAYNLESLIAEGGFREDLYHRLAVVPVRVPPLAERREDIPFLVDMFMRQISEQAGIRSRKIGDDALAVLQAHDWPGNIRQLRNNIERLMILARSDGPDTPITADMLPTEVGDMLPKISTQGDQHIMTLPLREAREMFERDYLIAQINRFGGNISRTAEFVGMERSALHRKLKSLGV, from the coding sequence ATGGCGTCTGATATTCTTGTAGTGGACGACGAGGAGGGCATCCGCGAGATCGTCTCCGGCATCCTTTCCGACGAGGGGCATGAAACGCGCACCGCCTTCGACAGCGACAGCGCGCTCGCCGCCATCAGCGACCGCGTGCCGCGTCTCGTCTTCCTCGATATCTGGATGCAGGGCAGCAAGCTCGACGGCCTCGCGCTATTGGACGAGATCAAGAGCCGGCACCCCGACCTGCCGGTGGTGATGATTTCCGGCCACGGCAATATCGAGACCGCCGTTTCGGCGATCCGCCGCGGCGCCTACGATTTCATCGAAAAGCCCTTCAAGGCCGACCGGCTGATCCTGATCGCCGAGCGCGCGCTGGAAAACTCCAAGCTGCGCCGCGAGGTGACGGAACTGAAGAAGCGTTCGGGCGATCCGGTCGAACTGATCGGCACCTCCGTCGCCGTCTCGCAGCTTCGCCAGAACATCGAGAAGGTCTCCCCGACCAACAGCCGCATCATGATCCTCGGCCCCTCCGGCTCCGGCAAGGAACTGGTGGCGCGCATGATCCACCGCAAGTCGAGCCGCGCGGGCGGGCCGTTCGTCGTGCTGAACGCGGCGGCGATCACGCCGGAGCGCATGGAGATCGCGCTGTTCGGCACCGAGGGCACGCCCGGCCAGCCGCGCCGGACGGGCGCGCTGGAGGAGGCCCATGGCGGCATCCTCTATCTCGACGAGATCGGCGAGATGCCGCGCGAAACGCAGAACAAGATTCTGCGCGTGCTCGTCGACCAGCAGTTCGAGCGCGTCGGCGGCTCCAAGCGGGTGAGGGTGGATGTGCGCATCATCTCCTCCACCGCCTACAATCTCGAAAGCCTGATCGCCGAGGGCGGCTTCCGCGAGGACCTCTATCATCGCCTCGCCGTGGTGCCGGTGCGCGTGCCGCCGCTGGCCGAGCGGCGCGAGGACATTCCCTTCCTCGTCGACATGTTCATGCGTCAGATCAGCGAGCAGGCCGGCATCCGCTCCCGCAAGATCGGCGACGATGCGCTCGCCGTGCTTCAGGCGCACGACTGGCCGGGCAACATCCGCCAGCTTCGCAACAATATCGAGCGCCTGATGATCCTCGCCCGCAGCGACGGTCCCGATACGCCGATAACCGCCGACATGCTGCCGACGGAAGTGGGCGACATGCTGCCGAAGATCTCGACGCAGGGCGACCAGCACATCATGACGCTGCCGCTGCGCGAGGCGCGTGAAATGTTCGAGCGTGACTATCTCATTGCCCAGATCAACCGCTTCGGCGGCAACATTTCCCGCACTGCTGAGTTCGTCGGCATGGAACGCTCCGCGCTCCATCGCAAACTGAAGTCGCTTGGCGTATAA
- the ntrC gene encoding nitrogen regulation protein NR(I), whose product MTGATVLVADDDAAIRTVLNQALSRAGYDVRITSNAATLWRWIAAGEGDIVVTDVVMPDENAFDLLPRIKKARPDLPVLVMSAQNTFMTAIKASEKGAYDYLPKPFDLTELIAIIGRALSEPKRKPAHFDDDTQDGMPLVGRSAAMQEIYRVLARLMQTDLTLMITGESGTGKELVARALHDYGKRRNGPFVAINMAAIPRDLIESELFGHEKGAFTGAQNRSTGRFEQAEGGTLFLDEIGDMPMDAQTRLLRVLQQGEYTTVGGRTPIRTDVRIVAATNKDLKQSINQGLFREDLYYRLNVVPLRLPPLRDRAEDIPDLVRHFVQQAEKEGLDAKRFDQEALELMKAHPWPGNVRELENVVRRLTALYPQDVITREIIEAELRADIPDSPIEKTVARAGSLSISQAVEENMRQYFAGFGDGLPPAGLYDRVLAEMEYPLILAALTATRGNQIKAADLLGLNRNTLRKKIRELGVSVYRSSRSA is encoded by the coding sequence ATGACAGGCGCCACAGTCCTCGTTGCCGATGACGATGCCGCGATCCGCACGGTGCTCAACCAGGCCTTGAGCCGCGCGGGATACGACGTGCGGATCACCTCCAACGCGGCGACCCTGTGGCGCTGGATCGCCGCCGGCGAGGGCGACATCGTCGTGACCGACGTGGTCATGCCCGACGAAAACGCCTTCGACCTGCTTCCGCGCATCAAGAAGGCGCGGCCCGACCTGCCGGTGCTCGTGATGAGCGCGCAGAACACCTTCATGACGGCGATCAAGGCGTCCGAGAAGGGCGCCTACGACTACCTGCCGAAACCCTTCGACCTCACCGAGCTGATCGCCATCATCGGCCGCGCGCTGTCTGAGCCGAAGCGCAAGCCGGCGCATTTCGACGACGATACGCAGGACGGCATGCCGCTCGTCGGCCGCTCGGCCGCGATGCAGGAAATCTACCGCGTGCTCGCCCGCCTGATGCAGACGGACCTGACGCTGATGATCACCGGCGAATCGGGCACCGGCAAGGAACTCGTCGCCCGCGCGCTGCACGACTACGGCAAGCGCCGCAACGGTCCCTTCGTCGCGATCAACATGGCGGCGATCCCGCGCGACCTCATCGAATCGGAACTTTTCGGCCACGAGAAGGGCGCCTTCACCGGCGCGCAGAACCGCTCGACGGGCCGCTTCGAGCAAGCCGAGGGCGGCACGCTCTTCCTCGACGAGATCGGCGATATGCCAATGGATGCGCAGACCCGGCTTCTGCGTGTGCTCCAGCAGGGCGAATACACCACCGTCGGCGGACGCACCCCCATCCGCACGGACGTGCGCATCGTCGCGGCGACCAACAAGGACCTGAAGCAGTCGATCAACCAGGGCCTCTTCCGCGAGGACCTCTATTACCGCCTCAATGTCGTGCCGCTGCGCCTGCCGCCGCTGCGCGACCGGGCGGAGGACATTCCCGATCTCGTGCGCCATTTCGTGCAGCAGGCGGAAAAGGAGGGGCTGGACGCCAAGCGCTTCGACCAGGAGGCGCTGGAGTTGATGAAGGCGCATCCCTGGCCGGGCAATGTGCGCGAACTGGAAAACGTCGTGCGCCGTCTCACCGCGCTCTATCCGCAGGACGTCATTACCCGAGAGATCATCGAGGCGGAGCTTCGCGCCGATATCCCCGACAGCCCCATCGAGAAGACGGTTGCGCGCGCCGGCTCTCTGTCCATCTCGCAGGCGGTCGAAGAGAACATGCGCCAGTATTTCGCGGGCTTCGGCGACGGCCTGCCGCCGGCGGGCCTCTATGATCGCGTGCTGGCGGAGATGGAGTACCCGCTGATTCTCGCCGCCCTGACCGCCACGCGCGGCAACCAGATCAAGGCGGCCGACCTGCTTGGCCTCAATCGCAATACGCTGCGCAAGAAAATTCGCGAACTTGGCGTGTCTGTGTACAGAAGTTCCCGCTCTGCTTGA
- a CDS encoding two-component system sensor histidine kinase NtrB, which produces MTGKPMDPNAAKAPELALAVLNAIQNPVILVDADGLIAFANWEAESFFGASASHLARHKVSTFIPFGSPLLTLIDQVRERRAPVNEYRVDLSSPRLGAEKLVDIYVAPATTEPGSVVVVIQERSMADKIDRQLTHRTAARSVTGLASMLAHEIKNPLSGIRGAAQLLETSVIDEDRALTRLICDETDRIVSLVDRMEVFSDERPVDRVPINIHAVLDHVKAVAKAGFGRKIRITELYDPSLPPVYANRDQLVQVFLNLIKNASEAIGDRPDGEIQLTTAYRPGIRLSVAGTREKISLPLEFCVHDNGPGVPADLLPHLFDPFITTKTNGSGLGLALVAKIIGGHGGIVECDSQGSRTTFRVLMPASRGVSEDDDISKIKGHD; this is translated from the coding sequence ATGACCGGCAAGCCGATGGACCCGAATGCGGCCAAGGCCCCGGAACTTGCGCTCGCGGTACTCAACGCCATCCAGAACCCGGTGATCCTCGTCGATGCCGATGGGCTGATCGCCTTCGCCAACTGGGAGGCGGAATCCTTCTTCGGCGCGAGCGCCAGCCATCTCGCACGCCACAAGGTCTCGACCTTCATTCCCTTCGGTAGCCCGTTGCTGACGTTGATCGATCAAGTGCGCGAGCGCCGTGCGCCGGTCAACGAATATCGCGTCGATCTCAGTTCGCCCCGGCTCGGCGCGGAAAAGCTGGTGGATATCTATGTCGCGCCGGCAACGACGGAGCCGGGATCGGTGGTCGTCGTCATCCAGGAGCGTTCGATGGCGGATAAGATCGACCGCCAACTGACGCACCGCACGGCCGCGCGCTCGGTAACGGGCCTTGCCTCCATGCTGGCGCACGAGATCAAGAATCCGCTTTCCGGCATTCGCGGCGCGGCGCAGCTTCTGGAAACCTCCGTCATCGACGAGGACAGGGCGCTGACCCGCCTCATCTGCGACGAGACGGACCGCATCGTCTCGCTGGTCGACCGCATGGAGGTGTTTTCCGACGAACGGCCGGTGGATCGCGTGCCGATCAACATCCATGCCGTGCTCGACCATGTGAAGGCCGTCGCCAAGGCCGGCTTCGGGCGCAAGATCAGGATCACCGAGCTTTACGATCCGTCGCTGCCGCCGGTCTATGCCAATCGCGACCAGCTCGTGCAGGTCTTCCTCAACCTCATCAAGAACGCCTCGGAGGCCATCGGCGACCGGCCGGACGGCGAAATCCAGCTTACGACGGCCTACCGTCCGGGCATCCGCCTTTCCGTTGCCGGGACGCGCGAAAAAATCTCGCTGCCGCTGGAATTCTGCGTGCACGACAACGGCCCCGGCGTGCCGGCGGACCTGCTTCCCCACCTCTTCGATCCCTTCATCACCACGAAGACCAATGGCTCGGGCCTCGGTCTCGCACTGGTCGCCAAGATCATCGGCGGCCATGGCGGCATTGTGGAATGCGACAGCCAGGGATCGCGGACCACCTTCCGCGTGTTGATGCCGGCCTCCCGCGGCGTCAGCGAAGACGACGACATTTCCAAGATCAAAGGACATGATTGA
- a CDS encoding bifunctional 2-C-methyl-D-erythritol 4-phosphate cytidylyltransferase/2-C-methyl-D-erythritol 2,4-cyclodiphosphate synthase — protein sequence MQAENAFSCGVVIVAAGRGERAGSHAEGPKQYRRIGGRPVISHTLDLFVNWPHARRIVVVIHPDDEALFETARAAALPAGDRLTVVHGGPTRQQSVLAGLDVLAADAVSHVLIQDAVRPFVEPAILERTLTAFQHGARAVLPAIAVADTLKRADANGNVAETVSRSGLFAAQTPQSFHFPTILEAHRRAAASGRTDFTDDASIAEWAGVRVHLVEGGAGNVKLTLQKDIAMADQRLSHGLPDVRTGNGYDVHQLVEGDGVTLCGLFIPHDQKLSGHSDADVALHALTDALLATCGAGDIGDHFPPSDPQWKGAASRIFLEHAAGIVRARGGTIMNADVSLIAEAPKVGPHRDAMRQNLADFLGISIDRCSVKATTNEKIGFIGRREGIAAIATATVVYRGTDA from the coding sequence ATGCAGGCGGAAAATGCGTTTTCCTGCGGTGTTGTGATCGTTGCCGCCGGTCGGGGCGAACGGGCCGGCAGCCATGCCGAAGGCCCAAAACAGTACCGCCGCATCGGCGGAAGGCCGGTCATCTCCCATACGCTGGACCTCTTCGTCAACTGGCCGCACGCCCGGCGTATCGTCGTGGTGATACATCCCGATGACGAAGCGCTGTTCGAGACCGCCCGCGCCGCCGCCCTGCCCGCCGGCGACCGGCTCACCGTCGTTCACGGTGGACCGACGCGCCAGCAATCCGTCCTCGCCGGCCTCGACGTGCTGGCCGCGGATGCTGTCAGCCACGTTCTCATTCAAGATGCCGTGCGCCCCTTCGTCGAGCCGGCCATCCTCGAGCGCACGCTGACCGCCTTCCAGCACGGCGCGCGCGCCGTGCTACCGGCCATTGCCGTCGCCGATACGCTGAAGCGGGCGGACGCCAACGGCAATGTCGCGGAAACCGTCTCGCGCTCCGGCCTCTTCGCCGCGCAGACGCCGCAGTCCTTCCACTTCCCGACCATTCTGGAAGCCCATCGCCGCGCGGCCGCCTCCGGCCGCACGGATTTCACCGACGACGCCTCGATTGCCGAATGGGCCGGCGTGCGCGTACACCTCGTCGAAGGCGGCGCCGGTAACGTCAAGCTTACGCTGCAGAAGGATATCGCCATGGCCGACCAGCGCCTTTCCCACGGATTGCCCGACGTGCGCACCGGCAACGGCTACGACGTGCACCAGCTCGTGGAGGGCGACGGCGTTACGCTCTGCGGCCTCTTCATCCCGCATGACCAGAAGCTCTCCGGCCATTCCGACGCCGACGTCGCCCTGCATGCCCTGACGGACGCCCTGCTCGCCACCTGCGGCGCGGGCGATATCGGCGATCATTTCCCGCCGTCCGATCCGCAGTGGAAGGGCGCGGCCTCGCGCATCTTCCTCGAGCATGCCGCCGGCATCGTGCGCGCCAGGGGCGGCACGATCATGAATGCCGACGTGTCGCTCATCGCCGAAGCGCCGAAGGTCGGGCCGCACCGCGATGCGATGCGCCAGAACCTTGCCGATTTCCTCGGCATTTCCATCGACCGCTGCTCGGTGAAGGCAACGACGAACGAGAAGATCGGCTTCATCGGCCGGCGCGAGGGCATCGCCGCCATCGCCACCGCAACCGTCGTCTACAGGGGGACCGACGCATGA
- a CDS encoding P-loop NTPase family protein: MNITMADAAEHLKTAERVLVIGCSGSGKSTLARKLADRLGLPYVSMDREIFWLPGWQSRPRAEALARLEAVVADERWIIDGTSPGTLPLRLPRTHLVLWLRPPRYMSLYGVISRWLRYRGRSRPEMADDCPEKIDREFLTYVWNFEKTESPELEENLAAFGPGVPVCVLKSRRENDRLLARLAAVH; this comes from the coding sequence ATGAATATCACCATGGCGGATGCGGCAGAGCACCTGAAGACCGCGGAGCGTGTGCTGGTGATCGGCTGCTCCGGTAGCGGCAAGAGCACGCTTGCCCGCAAGCTCGCCGACCGGCTCGGCTTGCCTTACGTCTCGATGGATCGTGAAATCTTCTGGCTGCCGGGCTGGCAGTCGCGGCCGCGCGCGGAGGCACTGGCGCGTCTGGAGGCGGTCGTTGCCGACGAACGCTGGATCATCGACGGCACCAGTCCCGGCACTTTGCCGCTGCGCCTGCCGCGCACCCATCTCGTGCTCTGGCTTCGCCCGCCGCGCTACATGTCACTGTATGGTGTGATTTCCCGCTGGCTGCGCTATCGCGGGCGCTCGCGGCCGGAAATGGCGGACGATTGCCCGGAGAAGATCGACCGCGAATTCCTCACCTATGTCTGGAATTTCGAAAAGACGGAAAGCCCGGAACTCGAGGAGAATCTTGCGGCATTTGGACCCGGCGTGCCGGTTTGCGTGTTGAAATCGCGGCGGGAGAACGACCGGCTACTTGCAAGACTTGCCGCGGTTCATTAG
- the dusB gene encoding tRNA dihydrouridine synthase DusB, whose translation MICLKDEHLAIPDLSAPLAIGNQTLRNRVVLAPMSGVTDLPFRDLAWRFGAGLVVTEMVASRELALNARESWSRIRNCGIQPHMVQLAGREAHWMAEAARIAEGEGADIVDINMGCPAKKVIGGYSGSALMRDPDHALGLIEATVKAVKVPVTVKMRLGWDHDSLNAPHIASRAEAAGAAMITVHGRTRMQFYEGRADWDAIRAVRDVLSIPLVANGDVDTAADALEILRRSGADAVMVGRSAQGRPWHPAVLAGACAHPSAEEVAALAVEHYRMMLDFYGVEGGLRHARKHVGWYLERFAPALTGPAKAEIMTARDSNFVAGRLAETLLDGATQKLGDAA comes from the coding sequence ATGATCTGCTTGAAAGATGAGCATTTGGCGATCCCCGATCTCTCAGCGCCGCTGGCGATAGGCAACCAGACCCTGCGCAACCGCGTGGTTCTGGCGCCGATGTCCGGCGTCACGGACCTGCCGTTCCGCGATCTCGCCTGGCGTTTTGGCGCGGGCCTCGTGGTGACGGAGATGGTGGCGAGCCGGGAACTGGCGCTGAACGCCCGCGAAAGCTGGTCGCGCATCCGCAATTGCGGCATCCAGCCGCATATGGTGCAGCTCGCCGGCCGCGAGGCGCACTGGATGGCGGAGGCGGCGCGCATCGCGGAAGGCGAGGGCGCCGATATCGTCGATATCAATATGGGCTGCCCGGCCAAGAAGGTGATCGGCGGCTATTCCGGCTCCGCCCTGATGCGCGACCCGGACCATGCGCTCGGCCTGATCGAGGCGACCGTCAAGGCTGTGAAGGTGCCGGTGACGGTGAAGATGCGGCTCGGCTGGGATCACGATTCGCTGAATGCCCCGCATATCGCCTCGCGCGCCGAGGCCGCAGGCGCGGCGATGATCACCGTGCACGGACGCACCCGCATGCAGTTCTACGAGGGTAGGGCCGATTGGGACGCGATCCGCGCGGTGCGCGATGTGCTCTCCATCCCGCTCGTCGCCAATGGCGACGTCGATACGGCCGCGGACGCGCTGGAAATCCTGCGCCGCTCGGGTGCGGACGCCGTGATGGTTGGCCGCTCGGCGCAGGGGCGTCCCTGGCATCCGGCGGTTCTAGCCGGTGCGTGCGCGCATCCCTCGGCGGAAGAGGTCGCGGCGCTTGCCGTGGAGCACTATCGCATGATGCTCGATTTCTACGGCGTGGAAGGTGGCCTCCGCCATGCGCGAAAACATGTCGGCTGGTATCTGGAGCGCTTCGCGCCGGCCCTGACGGGGCCTGCCAAGGCCGAAATCATGACCGCGCGCGACAGCAACTTCGTCGCCGGCCGGCTGGCGGAAACTCTGCTGGACGGCGCGACGCAGAAGCTCGGAGATGCGGCATGA
- a CDS encoding type II toxin-antitoxin system RatA family toxin, with protein sequence MPQFETRRPVPHTPDQMFDLVADVERYPQFLPLCEGLAIRSRKERDGKELLIADMTVGYKAIRETFTTQVLLNRAERAIDVKYIDGPFRYLDNRWRFEPTPDGGCSVHFFIDYEFKSRILGALMGSMFDRAFRMFTEAFEKRAAAIYSGSVG encoded by the coding sequence ATGCCCCAGTTCGAAACCCGCAGGCCCGTTCCCCATACGCCAGACCAGATGTTCGATCTCGTCGCCGATGTCGAACGCTACCCGCAATTCCTGCCGCTCTGCGAGGGGCTGGCGATCCGCTCGCGCAAGGAGCGCGACGGCAAGGAGCTGCTGATCGCGGACATGACGGTGGGCTACAAGGCCATCCGCGAAACCTTCACGACGCAGGTGCTGCTGAACCGGGCCGAGCGGGCCATCGATGTGAAATATATCGATGGGCCGTTCCGCTATCTCGACAACCGCTGGCGCTTCGAGCCGACGCCGGACGGCGGCTGCTCGGTGCATTTCTTCATCGACTACGAGTTCAAGAGCCGCATTCTCGGCGCGCTGATGGGCTCGATGTTCGACCGCGCCTTCCGCATGTTCACGGAAGCCTTCGAAAAGCGTGCGGCGGCGATCTATAGCGGCTCAGTCGGCTGA
- a CDS encoding sensor histidine kinase NtrY-like has translation MTDGESLLSNEQDGGAVSDRRASFALPGLILAGGALVAATISLFILLGLTPIKPEPNVVIASAAINALFVVGLMFLIGREILRLLRARSRGRAAARLHVRIVALFSIVAITPAVLVAIFASITLDVGLDRWFSIRTQSIVSSSLNVAQAYVLENASYLQGQTVSMANDLERNRQLYSLDRTGFIDLMTRQARGRGMLGAFLLRADGSTILKANIPTENPLPPIPEDALRASAAGQPTLIPPGTTNLVGAIIKLENIPDAFLYTIRTVDPEVMRSMRMMEENTAEYRALETGRTPLQIAFGVLYLGFALIVLLAAIWTAIAVADRIVRPIRQLIGAADSVASGNLDVSVPVRVADGDVGNLSRTFNKMIAEIRAQQDQILDAKDEVDHRRRFIEAVLSGVTAAVIGVEEDGRITIANLSAEILLGRDVNALIGMPLAEAAPEIAAVLAEGSTRYRNDHRKQINIMHGGKERTLNVQVTREEAKDAQESYVVTIDDITDLVIAQRSTAWADVARRIAHEIKNPLTPIQLSAERIRRRYGKQIDQEDRAVFDQCTDTIVRQVEDIGRMVDEFSAFARMPKPTKERSDLRSILKDAVFLREMGNTHVVFRKELGDVALSGLFDARMLGQAFGNLIKNAVEAIEALPPEASRDERKILVRAEPDDAGRRFVVDVIDNGKGLPTENRHRILEPYMTMREKGTGLGLAIVKKIIEDHGGQLELHDAPADFDHGHGAMIRVILPYEETAAADADNKNKEMSHGV, from the coding sequence ATGACCGACGGCGAGAGCCTGCTTTCGAACGAACAGGATGGCGGGGCGGTTTCCGATCGCCGCGCCTCGTTCGCCCTGCCGGGCCTGATCCTGGCCGGCGGCGCGCTCGTCGCCGCCACGATTTCGCTTTTCATCCTGCTCGGCCTGACGCCGATCAAGCCCGAACCCAATGTCGTCATCGCCTCGGCGGCGATCAACGCGCTCTTCGTTGTCGGCCTGATGTTCCTCATCGGCCGCGAGATTTTGCGCCTGCTGCGCGCGCGCAGCCGTGGCCGCGCGGCCGCGCGGCTGCATGTGCGCATCGTGGCGTTGTTTTCCATCGTCGCCATCACGCCGGCGGTGCTCGTTGCCATCTTCGCCTCCATCACGCTGGATGTCGGCCTCGACCGCTGGTTCTCCATCCGCACCCAGTCCATCGTCAGCTCCTCGCTGAACGTCGCGCAGGCCTATGTGCTGGAAAATGCGAGCTACCTGCAGGGTCAGACGGTCTCGATGGCCAACGACCTCGAGCGCAACCGGCAGCTCTACAGCCTCGACCGCACGGGCTTCATCGACCTGATGACGCGGCAGGCGCGCGGGCGCGGCATGCTCGGCGCCTTCCTGCTGCGCGCCGACGGCTCGACGATCCTGAAGGCCAACATCCCGACCGAGAATCCGCTGCCGCCAATCCCGGAGGATGCGCTCCGGGCCTCGGCTGCCGGGCAGCCGACGCTGATCCCGCCGGGCACCACCAATCTCGTCGGCGCCATCATCAAGCTGGAAAACATCCCGGATGCGTTCCTCTACACGATCCGCACGGTGGACCCCGAAGTCATGCGCTCCATGCGGATGATGGAGGAGAACACGGCGGAATACCGCGCACTGGAAACCGGCCGCACGCCGCTGCAGATCGCCTTCGGCGTGCTCTATCTCGGTTTCGCGCTGATCGTTCTGCTCGCCGCGATCTGGACGGCCATCGCGGTCGCCGACCGGATCGTGCGGCCGATCCGCCAGCTCATCGGTGCGGCCGACAGCGTTGCTTCCGGCAATCTCGACGTCAGCGTGCCGGTTCGCGTGGCGGATGGCGACGTCGGTAATCTTTCGCGCACCTTCAACAAGATGATTGCGGAAATCCGCGCGCAGCAGGACCAGATTCTCGACGCCAAGGACGAGGTGGATCACCGCCGCCGCTTCATCGAGGCCGTTCTGTCCGGCGTCACGGCCGCCGTCATCGGCGTGGAGGAGGACGGGCGGATCACCATCGCCAACCTTTCGGCGGAAATCCTGCTCGGGCGCGACGTCAATGCGCTCATCGGCATGCCGCTGGCGGAAGCCGCGCCGGAGATTGCCGCCGTGCTTGCCGAAGGCTCGACGCGCTACCGCAACGACCACCGCAAGCAGATCAACATCATGCATGGCGGCAAGGAGCGGACGCTGAATGTGCAGGTGACGCGCGAAGAGGCGAAGGATGCGCAGGAATCCTACGTCGTCACCATCGACGATATTACCGACCTCGTCATCGCACAGCGCTCCACCGCCTGGGCGGACGTTGCACGCCGCATCGCGCACGAGATCAAGAACCCGCTGACGCCGATCCAGCTTTCCGCCGAGCGTATCCGCCGCCGTTACGGCAAGCAGATCGATCAGGAGGACCGCGCGGTCTTCGACCAATGTACCGACACCATCGTGCGACAGGTCGAGGATATCGGCCGCATGGTCGACGAGTTCTCCGCCTTCGCGCGCATGCCCAAGCCGACCAAGGAGCGCTCGGACCTGCGCAGCATCCTCAAGGATGCCGTGTTCCTGCGCGAGATGGGCAATACCCATGTCGTCTTCCGCAAGGAACTGGGCGATGTGGCGCTGTCGGGCCTGTTCGACGCGCGCATGCTGGGTCAGGCTTTCGGCAATCTCATCAAGAATGCGGTGGAGGCCATCGAGGCGCTGCCGCCGGAAGCCTCGCGCGACGAGCGCAAGATTCTCGTCCGTGCCGAGCCGGACGATGCGGGTCGGCGTTTCGTTGTCGATGTCATCGACAACGGCAAGGGCCTGCCGACCGAGAACCGGCATCGTATTCTCGAACCCTATATGACGATGCGCGAGAAGGGCACGGGCCTCGGCCTCGCAATCGTCAAGAAGATCATCGAAGACCATGGCGGGCAGCTTGAGCTGCACGACGCGCCTGCGGACTTCGATCACGGCCACGGGGCGATGATCCGCGTGATCCTGCCCTATGAGGAAACGGCGGCCGCCGATGCGGACAATAAGAACAAGGAAATGAGCCATGGCGTCTGA